A stretch of Lysinibacillus agricola DNA encodes these proteins:
- a CDS encoding DUF4280 domain-containing protein: MADEMQTKGDEQHSYVVAGAKLSCSQGDQTSILKMPVSHGVYSKNKAKMNTMDYKPYVNIQPFGLCQTLSNPTVAAATAANNGVLKPMPCTPVVTMPWINGKSDQLIENSPALINQSTNMCIYCGTIKVEDDGQE, encoded by the coding sequence ATGGCGGATGAAATGCAGACAAAAGGTGATGAGCAGCACAGTTATGTAGTTGCTGGTGCCAAATTATCGTGCTCCCAAGGTGATCAAACAAGCATATTAAAAATGCCTGTAAGCCATGGGGTTTACTCAAAAAACAAGGCAAAGATGAACACGATGGATTATAAGCCCTATGTCAATATTCAGCCCTTCGGTTTATGTCAAACATTATCTAATCCTACGGTGGCAGCTGCAACAGCGGCTAATAATGGTGTTTTGAAACCGATGCCGTGTACACCAGTGGTCACGATGCCATGGATTAACGGAAAGTCTGATCAGTTGATTGAGAATTCTCCCGCGCTTATCAATCAATCTACTAATATGTGCATATATTGCGGGACGATAAAGGTAGAAGATGATGGTCAAGAATAA
- a CDS encoding polymorphic toxin type 17 domain-containing protein: MNSDTIKSDPIHGFSVFNPLQFEWDVQLSEKEMREWGNTKNGDKYINVAPDGTLSH, translated from the coding sequence ATGAATAGTGACACCATCAAAAGTGATCCTATTCATGGTTTTTCTGTATTTAATCCGCTCCAATTTGAATGGGATGTTCAACTTTCTGAAAAAGAAATGAGAGAGTGGGGGAATACAAAAAATGGTGATAAATATATTAACGTTGCACCTGATGGAACACTTTCACACTAA
- a CDS encoding pentapeptide repeat-containing protein, with translation MKRKKETHMQAEGVLQHFYETEVEKRRLKYLLALEDFFQASKDELAEEFRKSFQTICHQLQQQQSLQQKGPIGHITFSMLRTELLEGRHHYLVEGTDEEWFFDLRPILTTYDASWALSFLEQFAEELYLYSKTFMGAITQADIEHIKLKEASHFHQYVISLARYALPDIIRCPEYLALDRDAVVEIRIGEFMDVNEVVYSEDFSSKDIEEIKAWLDQKLEDEYPYEVFSKLNLSGGNYEDLDIRYAFFQKTNLAQSKMRNCLLIGANLRNSQLMDADLSFSTIHEADFSNSQLQGAKFQRAQGASGLTDRQKWEMPGYHPVRFTGANLEGADFELANLRGACFIGANVKNAHFEGANLEKAVFSKEAREYLKLDPFQTASVIWK, from the coding sequence ATGAAGAGAAAGAAGGAGACACATATGCAAGCAGAGGGAGTTTTACAGCATTTTTATGAAACGGAAGTTGAGAAAAGACGGTTGAAGTATCTCTTGGCGTTAGAGGATTTCTTCCAAGCTTCAAAGGATGAGCTTGCTGAGGAATTTAGAAAATCCTTTCAAACCATTTGTCATCAGCTACAGCAGCAACAATCTCTTCAACAAAAAGGCCCAATAGGACATATCACATTTTCTATGCTACGCACAGAGCTACTGGAGGGACGTCATCACTATCTAGTAGAGGGGACAGATGAGGAATGGTTCTTTGATCTGCGTCCTATTTTAACTACCTATGATGCAAGTTGGGCGTTAAGCTTTTTAGAGCAATTTGCTGAGGAATTATATTTATACAGCAAAACATTCATGGGAGCCATTACCCAAGCGGATATTGAGCACATCAAGCTTAAGGAAGCATCTCATTTTCATCAATATGTTATTAGCCTTGCTAGATATGCATTGCCAGACATTATAAGATGTCCAGAATATTTAGCACTTGATCGAGATGCTGTTGTAGAAATTCGTATAGGTGAATTTATGGATGTTAATGAAGTTGTCTATAGCGAGGACTTCTCCTCGAAGGATATCGAAGAAATCAAGGCTTGGCTAGATCAAAAATTAGAGGATGAATATCCGTATGAAGTATTTAGCAAATTAAATCTATCTGGTGGCAACTATGAAGACTTAGATATTCGCTATGCCTTTTTCCAGAAAACGAATTTAGCACAGAGCAAAATGCGTAATTGCTTGCTTATTGGAGCCAATCTTAGGAATAGTCAACTAATGGACGCTGATTTGAGCTTTAGTACAATCCATGAGGCGGATTTTAGCAATAGTCAATTACAAGGTGCTAAGTTCCAACGAGCTCAGGGAGCAAGCGGACTAACTGATCGACAGAAGTGGGAAATGCCAGGCTACCACCCAGTGCGCTTTACCGGCGCTAATTTAGAGGGAGCTGATTTTGAACTAGCTAATTTACGAGGTGCTTGCTTTATCGGGGCTAACGTCAAGAATGCTCATTTTGAAGGAGCCAATTTAGAAAAAGCTGTGTTCTCGAAGGAAGCACGGGAATATTTGAAGCTAGATCCATTCCAAACAGCGAGTGTCATTTGGAAATAG
- a CDS encoding SMI1/KNR4 family protein — protein sequence MEEDDVLPNDLLEFYNICEGVGLFADADFEVSIVSPDKFLLANPIIVGEKCEYDISSHRYIIADLGNGNFLTIDLHPDRLGKCYDSHWDSHGIVGSSTVVAKSFTDLLMRLFESKGDSWY from the coding sequence ATTGAAGAAGATGATGTTCTGCCTAATGATTTACTTGAATTTTATAATATTTGTGAAGGGGTAGGCTTGTTCGCAGATGCAGATTTTGAAGTAAGTATTGTTTCTCCTGATAAATTCCTACTTGCTAACCCCATAATTGTAGGAGAAAAATGTGAATATGATATTTCTTCACACAGGTATATCATTGCAGATTTGGGTAATGGGAATTTTCTAACTATTGATTTACACCCTGATAGGTTAGGAAAATGTTATGATAGCCACTGGGATTCTCATGGTATAGTAGGAAGCAGTACTGTTGTAGCAAAATCATTCACAGATCTATTAATGAGATTATTTGAAAGTAAAGGTGATAGTTGGTATTGA
- a CDS encoding molecular chaperone, giving the protein MTTNYSYKLYANKRNTEKKYMTYTRVELMEMTTFQLRNICYKEKLVTGLINTLTRDELIDKILRYRGSEENPLIREKKDGGFERVEAAMQEYLKTQMSDNGDIKIPAKMSLYSGMKIDKPDQYFVETGGFLVESNVLLVNEQLELCGILNILKDDEVPNQYYFAADQAIGIRKTNNKNYSFIFLRKQDSEYICKTYYQETPLPPTNLHYYKVPIPDLEMKQLETTNAILAIDFGTTNTTAGVYLESDYVTSPCSHDLLNNRIQLNSINFVQFPDPLHQNEWIEVVPTVMTVADCSNADQVGYHYGYEALKMMKKNSYTSLATKFQGIKRWVSNYAKLEEVMDANGNTALVPRSQILREFMLYIIRMAEHQFKCRFKHLHISSPVKLKTQFLDMFRAILPEYQIETEHALDEGMSVLYNTIANQIENDSFLDGKEYKALVIDCGGGTTDLSSCKFRIEDGHISYKIDIHTTYENGDTNFGGNNITYRIFQFMKIVFANYYSRGKNDYDIDALIDIPGKDIYRHVDDHGVEAVYEQFEKAFVDAEYIIPTRFKEYENRTRDEYLRVRNNYYFLWEMAEEMKKEFFRKTGILRSRFYADNDMQHDSDLNVTAVDRWCLSLVENNQFKEVYDFPNVFFNIKEINHLIKADIYDIVREFLEEFYESGILSDYSIIKLTGQSCKIDAFREALKEFVPGRSIEFRQKAENIGKVPELKLACLRGALRYLNAKKIGMIETEVTNHAPVVPYAVSAFTHNRQEKLLISSLERLNQIHGTISRPWGVKEVEFFLTGNDDHSSYKYTYLNRQEDYAPVLYDNIAMHYQDKIPQDETDSITNGEVKFFVFAGEDHWGFHVVPVARKDEQLFIGSKEFFAFETDLSELDFFDGLK; this is encoded by the coding sequence ATGACAACTAACTATTCATATAAGCTGTATGCCAATAAGCGTAATACAGAAAAGAAATATATGACCTATACACGAGTAGAACTAATGGAAATGACAACCTTCCAGCTTAGAAATATTTGCTATAAGGAAAAGCTTGTGACTGGGCTTATTAATACACTGACAAGAGACGAGTTAATCGACAAGATTTTAAGATACCGTGGCTCTGAAGAAAACCCTCTCATTAGAGAAAAAAAGGATGGGGGCTTTGAACGAGTAGAAGCGGCCATGCAAGAGTATTTAAAAACGCAGATGTCTGACAATGGTGACATTAAAATTCCTGCCAAAATGAGCTTATATAGCGGGATGAAGATTGATAAACCCGATCAGTATTTCGTGGAAACAGGCGGTTTTCTTGTTGAATCTAATGTACTGCTAGTCAATGAGCAGCTGGAACTTTGCGGCATCCTTAATATCCTTAAAGACGACGAAGTCCCAAATCAATACTATTTCGCTGCTGACCAAGCAATTGGTATACGGAAGACAAACAATAAAAACTACAGCTTTATTTTTTTAAGAAAGCAAGATTCTGAGTATATCTGTAAGACGTATTATCAGGAGACCCCACTTCCGCCAACAAATCTTCATTACTATAAGGTTCCAATACCAGATTTAGAGATGAAACAGCTGGAAACAACGAATGCCATTCTTGCCATTGATTTTGGAACAACAAATACTACGGCTGGTGTCTATTTAGAGAGTGATTATGTAACCTCTCCTTGTAGTCATGATCTATTAAATAACAGAATTCAGCTAAATAGCATCAATTTTGTGCAATTTCCAGACCCACTTCATCAAAACGAATGGATAGAAGTAGTGCCGACGGTCATGACTGTCGCAGATTGCTCAAATGCAGACCAAGTAGGCTATCACTACGGCTATGAAGCGTTAAAAATGATGAAAAAAAATAGCTATACATCATTGGCTACGAAATTCCAAGGTATTAAGCGATGGGTTAGTAACTATGCCAAGTTGGAAGAGGTGATGGATGCTAACGGGAATACTGCACTTGTTCCACGTAGCCAAATTTTAAGAGAGTTTATGCTTTATATTATTCGAATGGCGGAGCATCAATTTAAATGTCGTTTCAAGCATTTACATATTTCCAGTCCCGTTAAGCTGAAAACACAATTTTTAGATATGTTTCGTGCGATTTTACCCGAATACCAAATCGAAACTGAGCATGCTCTCGATGAAGGGATGTCGGTGCTTTATAATACGATTGCCAATCAAATAGAGAATGATAGTTTTCTCGATGGCAAGGAATATAAAGCGCTCGTGATCGATTGTGGAGGCGGAACAACAGACCTTTCTTCTTGTAAGTTTCGAATAGAGGACGGACATATTTCTTACAAAATTGATATTCATACTACCTATGAAAATGGAGATACGAATTTTGGTGGTAACAATATTACCTATCGCATTTTCCAATTTATGAAAATCGTTTTTGCCAACTATTATAGTCGAGGAAAAAATGATTATGATATCGATGCATTAATAGATATTCCAGGTAAGGATATTTATCGACATGTAGACGATCATGGCGTTGAAGCAGTGTACGAGCAATTCGAAAAAGCCTTTGTAGATGCCGAATATATTATCCCTACACGTTTTAAGGAATATGAAAATCGCACACGTGATGAGTACCTACGTGTTCGCAATAATTATTATTTCTTATGGGAAATGGCAGAAGAGATGAAGAAGGAATTTTTCCGCAAAACAGGTATATTAAGAAGTCGTTTTTATGCGGATAACGATATGCAGCACGATAGTGATTTAAATGTCACAGCAGTAGATCGCTGGTGCCTGTCGTTGGTAGAAAACAATCAATTTAAGGAAGTTTACGACTTTCCAAATGTCTTTTTCAACATTAAAGAAATCAATCATCTCATTAAGGCGGATATTTATGATATCGTGCGAGAGTTTTTAGAGGAATTTTATGAGAGTGGCATACTGAGTGACTATTCCATCATTAAATTGACGGGACAATCCTGTAAAATAGACGCATTTCGCGAGGCTTTAAAGGAATTTGTACCAGGACGCAGCATTGAATTTAGACAAAAGGCTGAAAATATCGGTAAAGTTCCAGAGTTAAAGCTTGCTTGTTTAAGGGGAGCGCTTCGTTATTTAAATGCCAAGAAAATCGGCATGATTGAAACAGAAGTGACGAACCATGCACCGGTTGTCCCTTATGCTGTCAGTGCCTTTACACATAATCGTCAGGAAAAATTACTGATTAGTAGCTTAGAAAGATTGAATCAAATTCACGGTACGATTTCTCGCCCATGGGGTGTAAAAGAGGTGGAGTTTTTCCTCACAGGCAACGACGATCACTCATCGTATAAATACACTTACTTAAATCGTCAGGAGGATTATGCACCTGTTCTTTATGACAATATTGCAATGCACTATCAAGATAAAATTCCGCAGGACGAGACGGATTCCATCACGAATGGAGAAGTGAAGTTCTTTGTCTTTGCAGGCGAAGACCATTGGGGCTTCCACGTAGTTCCAGTAGCAAGAAAAGACGAACAGCTGTTTATCGGAAGCAAGGAATTCTTTGCCTTCGAAACCGATTTGTCTGAGCTGGATTTCTTTGATGGATTAAAGTAA
- the ltrA gene encoding group II intron reverse transcriptase/maturase, whose protein sequence is MLMNQILSRENLLLALKRVERNKGSHGVDKMPVKFLRQHVVENWLTIKKQILEGTYQPQPVRRIEIPKPDGGVRLLGIPTVTDRLIQQAIAQVLSNLYDPNFSNHSYGFRPKRSAHDAIREAKGYIKEGYRWVVDMDLEKFFDKVNHDRLMSTLAKKISDKPLLKLIRRYLQSGVMINGVVYDTDEGTPQGGPLSPLLSNIVLDELDKELEKRGHKFVRYADDCNIYVKTKRAGERVMASIKTFIEKTLRLKINEKKSAVARPWQRKFLGFSFTSRKEPQVRIAKESIKRMKNKIRELTARKKPFPMEYRIQQLNQYLIGWCGYFALADTKSIFESLDGWIRRRLRMCLWKDWKKPRTKVRNLIRLGVPDWKAYEWGNTRKSYWRISKSPILHRTLGNSYWSNQGLKSLQARYEILRYSS, encoded by the coding sequence ATGTTAATGAATCAAATATTATCACGGGAGAATCTGCTTCTCGCACTCAAACGGGTGGAACGAAACAAAGGGAGTCATGGAGTAGACAAAATGCCCGTAAAATTCCTACGACAGCATGTAGTCGAAAACTGGCTAACGATTAAGAAACAAATTCTTGAGGGAACCTACCAACCACAACCAGTTCGCAGAATCGAAATCCCGAAACCTGACGGCGGTGTGCGACTATTAGGAATCCCAACCGTGACAGACCGACTCATTCAACAGGCGATTGCCCAAGTGCTATCCAACCTATACGACCCAAACTTCTCGAATCATAGTTACGGATTTCGACCAAAACGAAGTGCTCACGATGCAATCCGAGAAGCCAAAGGCTATATAAAAGAAGGATACCGCTGGGTAGTAGATATGGACTTAGAGAAATTCTTCGACAAAGTAAACCATGACCGTCTAATGAGTACATTAGCAAAGAAAATTTCTGATAAACCTCTACTCAAGCTGATTCGTAGATACTTACAATCGGGTGTCATGATAAATGGTGTCGTTTATGATACAGATGAAGGAACACCCCAAGGGGGACCACTGAGCCCACTTCTCTCAAACATTGTACTGGATGAATTAGACAAAGAATTAGAGAAACGTGGTCATAAATTTGTCCGTTACGCCGATGACTGCAATATTTATGTGAAAACAAAACGAGCAGGAGAACGAGTGATGGCAAGTATCAAAACTTTTATTGAGAAGACGCTACGATTGAAAATAAATGAGAAGAAATCCGCAGTGGCTCGTCCTTGGCAACGTAAATTCCTAGGATTTAGCTTTACCTCCCGCAAAGAACCACAAGTTCGAATTGCGAAAGAGAGCATAAAGCGAATGAAGAACAAAATTCGGGAATTAACAGCTAGAAAGAAGCCATTTCCAATGGAGTACCGAATTCAACAATTGAATCAATACTTAATTGGGTGGTGTGGCTACTTTGCATTAGCGGATACGAAATCAATATTTGAATCACTGGATGGATGGATTAGAAGAAGACTTCGCATGTGCTTATGGAAGGATTGGAAGAAACCTCGTACGAAAGTGCGCAACCTCATTCGCTTAGGAGTTCCAGACTGGAAGGCTTACGAATGGGGCAATACTCGCAAGAGTTACTGGCGTATTTCGAAAAGTCCAATATTACACAGAACCCTTGGTAACTCTTATTGGAGTAACCAAGGGCTCAAAAGTCTGCAAGCTCGTTATGAAATCTTGCGTTATTCATCTTAA
- a CDS encoding pre-toxin TG domain-containing protein — MAKKFKRAAKKAAVKKATKKANNAAKAAVKQVKKNEKAQNLKLFSMGLNHIPIFGNIKTLYEMTTGKDMITGQKVVIPKGGSKYINLESSCPVPQNKGKTKKEKEREIIDKFIEEQRNHEKKLLKSTFNFFFEDIETMLSPDSTWKERAEAAFYTFYKPAKVADKAKDGAKIIESQAEHAKKEKEITGNKGTGKDFKNYSAKEIERKFDLKKGEFHQVKQDIVKDLTNKNSPYKDSMKKVGNNPDIHLSSDGTIRVMSKDGKTSFDTNWNIKDFLP, encoded by the coding sequence TTGGCCAAGAAGTTTAAACGGGCTGCGAAAAAAGCAGCTGTTAAGAAAGCAACTAAAAAGGCCAACAATGCGGCCAAAGCTGCTGTCAAACAAGTCAAAAAGAATGAAAAAGCTCAAAATCTTAAACTATTTTCTATGGGGTTAAATCACATTCCTATTTTTGGGAATATCAAGACTCTATATGAAATGACCACTGGAAAAGACATGATTACTGGACAAAAAGTGGTAATTCCAAAAGGTGGATCAAAGTATATAAATTTAGAAAGCTCCTGTCCTGTGCCTCAGAATAAAGGTAAAACTAAAAAAGAAAAAGAACGTGAAATAATAGACAAATTTATAGAAGAACAAAGAAATCATGAAAAGAAACTATTAAAATCCACATTTAATTTCTTTTTCGAAGATATTGAAACAATGTTAAGTCCTGACTCAACATGGAAAGAACGAGCTGAAGCTGCATTTTATACATTCTATAAACCTGCGAAAGTGGCTGATAAAGCAAAAGATGGAGCAAAAATTATAGAAAGTCAGGCAGAGCATGCAAAAAAAGAAAAGGAGATTACGGGAAATAAGGGCACCGGTAAAGATTTTAAAAACTACTCAGCTAAAGAAATTGAGAGGAAGTTTGACTTGAAGAAAGGGGAGTTCCACCAAGTGAAACAGGATATAGTTAAAGACCTTACCAATAAAAACTCTCCGTATAAAGACTCTATGAAAAAGGTGGGTAATAATCCAGATATTCATCTAAGTTCAGATGGTACAATCAGAGTAATGTCTAAAGATGGAAAGACTTCGTTTGATACTAATTGGAATATAAAAGATTTTCTACCGTAA
- a CDS encoding pre-toxin TG domain-containing protein has product MAKKGKGKNIGFFGAISSLLGSIPAVKSAKKAAGKAIKKQIKKSKNKLKLKNLLKKLKKKRKKKRGKLFTKARKLRNRLSRRKLARKFKRAAKKAVLTVKKATVKQATKKASNAAKAAVKQVKKNEKAQNLKLVSMGLNYIPVFGNIKTLYEMTTGKDMITGQKVVIPKGGSKYINLEKSCPMPQNKGKTKKEKEREIIDKFIEEQRNHEKKLLKSTFNFFFEDIETMLSPDSTWKERAEAAFYTFYKPAKVADKAKDGAKIIESQAERIKKNVDESARARDSSKFDDYAKKEKEILEKQRTKNIAQNGKNVLNNYDISKAYVKPKHLATSGGKARKFVGDTKAEAEAILRDAMKKR; this is encoded by the coding sequence ATGGCGAAGAAGGGGAAAGGTAAGAATATAGGTTTTTTTGGAGCGATAAGCAGCCTCCTTGGTAGTATCCCTGCTGTGAAGAGTGCAAAAAAAGCAGCAGGAAAGGCCATTAAAAAGCAAATCAAAAAGTCGAAAAATAAATTAAAATTAAAGAACCTCTTGAAAAAGCTTAAGAAGAAGCGTAAGAAAAAGAGAGGTAAGCTTTTTACAAAGGCCAGGAAGCTTAGAAATAGGCTATCCAGGAGAAAATTGGCCAGGAAGTTTAAACGGGCTGCGAAAAAAGCAGTACTTACAGTGAAAAAAGCAACTGTTAAGCAAGCAACTAAAAAGGCCAGCAATGCGGCCAAAGCTGCTGTCAAACAAGTCAAAAAGAATGAAAAAGCTCAAAATCTTAAACTAGTTTCTATGGGGTTAAATTACATTCCTGTTTTCGGAAATATTAAGACTCTATATGAAATGACCACTGGAAAAGATATGATTACTGGACAGAAAGTGGTAATTCCAAAAGGTGGATCAAAGTATATAAATTTAGAAAAATCCTGTCCTATGCCTCAGAATAAAGGTAAAACTAAAAAAGAAAAAGAACGTGAAATAATAGACAAATTTATAGAAGAACAAAGAAATCATGAAAAGAAACTATTAAAATCTACATTTAATTTCTTTTTCGAAGATATTGAAACAATGTTAAGTCCTGACTCAACATGGAAAGAACGAGCTGAAGCTGCATTTTATACATTCTATAAACCTGCGAAAGTGGCTGATAAAGCAAAAGATGGAGCAAAAATTATAGAAAGTCAGGCAGAGCGAATCAAAAAAAATGTAGATGAAAGTGCAAGAGCAAGAGATAGTTCTAAGTTTGATGACTATGCAAAAAAAGAAAAAGAGATTTTAGAAAAACAGCGTACAAAAAATATTGCTCAAAACGGAAAGAATGTGCTTAATAATTATGATATATCTAAAGCATATGTGAAACCAAAGCATCTTGCTACATCGGGTGGAAAGGCCAGGAAGTTTGTGGGAGATACAAAAGCAGAAGCAGAGGCTATACTTAGAGATGCTATGAAAAAAAGGTGA
- a CDS encoding contractile injection system protein, VgrG/Pvc8 family codes for MNTYEEVIGYGELELVSPYEVQTLHDLSLTQTMNDHARLSITGFIPEEKKDRCMQIASSSDRIELYQKRNGQRVRSLFKGQVSEVAVRMVRGVYQIELEAVSSTFTLDCKRNARSFQHDKMTYNAMLKQVLANYPGADVIDTASKATPLKQFILQYRETDWQFLKRMASHFRTVLVPAVDVDKPKLWFGLPEGRLEKLSATSYTITKDRSKYLHTLLNDMERPMEERDTVSYVIESKKTLALGDRVQLQKKELVVAKSIARMQQGVLTYEYHLLSKAGIRQERLNIPSLSGTAIEGKVLEVKKDQVRLHLSIDEAQKKEEATWFSLATPYTAEGHSGFYSPPEEGDSVHLAFPTHREEAAVVRHSVRKGGDSNPKIADPKTSYWGTPKGKDIKLDPQAVTFTAQEGSVFLKLDQGSGVEVHSKQSLTLKANDITFAGKSISMNATESMHLTCGSSSLVLDGITDIQGQIVTMEGSNKAPVSVSDASEDGADLESALDVMGMIPLGGGDA; via the coding sequence GTGAACACGTATGAGGAAGTGATTGGATACGGAGAGCTTGAACTCGTATCCCCCTATGAAGTTCAGACGTTGCATGATCTCAGCTTGACCCAAACTATGAATGACCATGCAAGGTTATCAATTACGGGATTCATCCCAGAGGAGAAAAAAGATCGCTGTATGCAGATTGCCAGCAGTTCAGATCGGATAGAACTCTATCAAAAACGCAATGGACAGCGTGTGCGATCGCTTTTTAAGGGGCAAGTATCCGAAGTAGCCGTTCGTATGGTGAGAGGCGTGTACCAAATTGAGTTAGAAGCGGTGTCATCTACATTTACCTTGGATTGTAAACGCAATGCTCGCTCTTTCCAGCACGACAAGATGACGTATAATGCCATGCTCAAGCAAGTACTCGCTAACTATCCGGGTGCAGACGTTATTGACACTGCATCAAAGGCTACTCCTCTAAAGCAATTTATATTACAATATAGGGAGACAGACTGGCAATTTCTAAAGCGCATGGCCTCGCATTTTCGAACAGTGCTTGTACCAGCAGTAGATGTCGATAAACCTAAGCTATGGTTCGGTCTCCCAGAAGGTCGATTAGAGAAACTGTCAGCTACTAGCTATACAATCACCAAGGATCGCTCCAAGTATTTACATACGCTGCTCAATGACATGGAGCGACCAATGGAGGAGCGGGATACAGTATCCTATGTGATCGAGTCCAAAAAAACATTAGCACTCGGTGACCGTGTCCAACTCCAAAAGAAGGAGCTAGTTGTGGCAAAGTCCATCGCCCGCATGCAACAAGGTGTCCTTACATATGAATATCATCTACTGTCCAAGGCAGGTATTCGTCAAGAAAGACTAAACATTCCTTCCTTATCAGGCACAGCGATTGAGGGTAAGGTATTAGAGGTCAAAAAGGATCAAGTACGCTTGCACCTATCCATTGATGAGGCACAAAAAAAGGAAGAAGCCACATGGTTCTCACTTGCTACGCCTTATACTGCAGAAGGACATAGCGGTTTCTACAGCCCGCCAGAGGAAGGCGATAGCGTTCATCTTGCCTTCCCGACACATCGGGAGGAAGCTGCCGTTGTCCGCCATAGTGTACGAAAGGGCGGCGACTCCAACCCAAAAATAGCCGATCCCAAAACGTCCTACTGGGGTACGCCAAAAGGCAAGGACATCAAGCTAGACCCACAAGCTGTCACATTTACTGCACAGGAAGGCTCCGTTTTCCTAAAGTTGGATCAGGGAAGCGGGGTAGAAGTACATAGTAAGCAATCACTTACACTAAAAGCCAATGATATCACCTTTGCAGGTAAAAGCATTTCGATGAACGCAACAGAATCTATGCACTTGACATGTGGCTCCAGCAGTCTCGTTCTCGACGGAATTACCGATATACAGGGACAGATTGTGACAATGGAAGGCTCGAACAAAGCACCTGTATCCGTGTCTGATGCATCAGAAGACGGAGCTGACCTTGAATCTGCCCTAGACGTCATGGGCATGATCCCTCTTGGTGGGGGTGATGCTTAA
- a CDS encoding pre-toxin TG domain-containing protein: MAKKGKGFFGALGSALGSIPVVGKVKKAAKKKIKKAKKKLKKALKKAKKKLKKKLGKVLTKARKLKNNLSKSKLVKRFKKAVKKAVKKAKKYVKKVVKTVKKAAKTAVKAVKKAAKTTVNAAKSAAKTTANVAKSATKKAAIAVKSVSISQAISTAADFIPGVGNAKAAFETAFGFDPFTLDKLSAMDRGISAAGILGGGYAKAAGKGGKATLNLFSNSKNATNATEAAAKSSKNAASTKGDIPKGTDKTNTSKDKKNRNKPKEYGTPNSTEVVRDKDGNITKYTTYGSDGKIVKEVRVTGKEHGDIPRPNVKEPKYNTNPKNREKFQNGYEVRPADSSEIPKNIP, from the coding sequence ATGGCGAAGAAGGGTAAAGGATTCTTCGGAGCACTAGGTAGTGCTTTAGGCAGTATCCCTGTTGTAGGGAAAGTTAAAAAAGCGGCTAAAAAGAAAATCAAAAAGGCCAAAAAGAAACTAAAGAAAGCCTTAAAAAAAGCGAAGAAAAAGCTCAAGAAAAAGTTAGGCAAGGTCTTGACAAAAGCCAGGAAGCTAAAAAATAATTTATCCAAGAGCAAACTGGTCAAGAGGTTTAAAAAGGCTGTAAAAAAAGCAGTTAAAAAGGCCAAGAAGTATGTGAAAAAAGTTGTAAAGACAGTTAAAAAGGCAGCGAAAACAGCTGTTAAGGCAGTTAAAAAGGCAGCAAAAACAACTGTTAATGCGGCTAAAAGCGCAGCAAAAACAACTGCTAATGTGGCTAAAAGTGCGACAAAGAAAGCAGCAATAGCTGTTAAATCGGTTAGCATCAGCCAAGCAATATCAACCGCCGCTGATTTCATTCCAGGTGTTGGTAATGCCAAAGCCGCTTTTGAAACGGCCTTTGGATTTGATCCGTTTACACTGGATAAATTGAGTGCGATGGATCGAGGGATATCAGCGGCAGGCATCTTGGGTGGTGGATATGCTAAAGCAGCTGGAAAAGGTGGAAAGGCTACATTAAATCTCTTCTCCAACAGCAAAAACGCGACGAATGCAACCGAAGCAGCTGCTAAATCATCGAAAAATGCGGCATCAACTAAGGGTGATATTCCTAAGGGTACGGATAAAACTAATACTTCAAAGGACAAAAAAAATAGAAATAAACCTAAGGAGTATGGTACGCCTAATTCCACAGAAGTAGTGAGAGATAAGGACGGTAATATAACTAAATATACTACTTACGGTTCCGACGGTAAAATTGTTAAAGAGGTTCGTGTAACAGGAAAAGAACATGGAGATATTCCTAGACCAAATGTAAAAGAGCCTAAATACAATACTAACCCTAAAAACAGGGAGAAGTTTCAAAATGGTTATGAGGTTCGACCAGCTGACTCGTCTGAAATACCTAAAAATATTCCATAA